A window of the Zeugodacus cucurbitae isolate PBARC_wt_2022May chromosome 4, idZeuCucr1.2, whole genome shotgun sequence genome harbors these coding sequences:
- the LOC105215153 gene encoding caprin homolog isoform X1 encodes MPSASNKLEKQASIGSVHGSGGGNNVGGATKKSQDVINSNSNAVVTENNTNSTALNNNIANSTTNEGSVTSTSTNPKGATTNPVLEANNPMKQTITTIDHKIRNLEKRKTKLESYRTIQASGKELSSDQKAAVAKYDAVIAMLEFARDFSKQMWQFVKEAEKEQRKQARKDLITRALAETAKIREALVIQNIINCFEDETIRADFVNGANGALKLETADVNVLDKFRCDVRTNRPESAEDVPFLTAAQKAAELYSMTIDGRPKVYAENVTYDQTRLIFKKIQESGYLDKIYMAAPDTEVEVKEEEEEFSNAADGEDVANAEEVYLEEGMEKLNISAGEAEEGLDEQNGNAGLAEDTGLPAANAVHANDLPQQQQQQQQQQQPIPQQLVSQQTAKEQLDVQQQQAQAGVQPPQTQQQQQLSAVVIQPGNAVAGGVPNFPAPLQGAGAAPVHVAMFAAQQMQGAPRHVQAVPAGSIIGVPQVPPQMVPIAQAPPQQQRQLMTTPATPAGAAQLPQGAIPIHGAAQPPPGHFTPTTVRAVEQGLFPHNRQQFIQQQMRPVAEIIGNGSFYFLQESELDSPELGGQAPIGSVVFEQQQQQQQVPQQTQQQQQPIAQDNLTQAQQQQLQQQNILVHGGDLQAAELHKSQQQLHLQQQQQILQQQQQQQQQAQQSQPQQTIPTQTFTNQSFPPMQATASVTAPSSGNNSNTPTLASNNPSPMFAQQQQQQQQKHPQLFSPVGGPGMQAADAVAAHKQQLLLNEQQQQQQQPIMIMARMAAPQARLAQQNAQQQLQQPQVQQQPQQPQATLGMQPGDVRVSDVTAAGYLGFDNGVVGLAYEQQMQQQLAVVAKANAAAAAAAAAAAAAEELKVNDDIGAHNKFNASESVIANEWDAMSKANVRVAANINNSAVTNATATVALANALKSTSGVISNSSAAGAGNVLEPPTKWSAEMNALSNPSTPSGNSDNTPAIVRKIEWTSSNSSGGGAGSGGGNGANVGGGSGGYGDGNQSSGSAHESNHWNSNQQQDGGHYNNGRQFQRRRGRGSYGNSQQNGSGRGGSGIYFRNNENSSSGSYYQNGGGNVYSNKDSGSRYDSGNYRGPRSGGGNGGGGGGGAGNGRGNAPPSRTLGGGRNSSGGQSNPTSNSYMNRSSQRIPMGLDNKN; translated from the exons ATGCCTTCTGCTTCAAACAAACTGGAGAAACAAGCCTCCATAGGCTCTGTACATGGTAGTGGTGGTGGTAATAATGTTGGCGGTGCCACAAAGAAGTCTCAAGATGTGATCAATAGCAACTCCAATGCAGTTGTTACCGAGAATAATACCAACAGCACAGccttgaataataatattgccAACAGTACTACTAATGAGGGATCTGTTACCTCTACGAGCACCAATCCAAAGGGAGCGACTACGAATCCTGTGTTGGAAGCTAACAATCCAATGAAACAAACGATCACCACAATTGACCATAAAATACGCAATTTGGAGAAACGCAAG ACTAAATTGGAATCATATCGCACCATTCAAGCTTCTGGAAAGGAGTTGAGCTCCGACCAGAAGGCTGCCGTAGCAAAGTATGACGCTGTCATTGCTATGCTAGAATTCGCACGCGATTTCTCCAAGCAAATGTGGCAATTTGTGAAAGAAGCTGAGAAGGAGCAAAGAAAACAAGCACGAAAG GATCTTATTACACGTGCTCTAGCTGAGACTGCCAAAATTCGTGAAGCTTTAGTCATTCAAAATATTATCAATTGCTTTGAAGACGAGACCATTCGTGCCGATTTTGTAAATGGAGCGAATGGCGCTTTGAAATTGGAAACTGCCGACGTCAATGTTTTGGATAAATT TCGCTGCGATGTACGTACGAACCGTCCCGAATCCGCAGAAGATGTACCGTTCTTGACTGCCGCCCAAAAAGCGGCCGAACTCTATTCAATGACCATTGACGGACGCCCTAAGGTCTATGCGGAAAACGTTACATACGATCAGACACGTttaatcttcaaaaaaattcaagaatCTGGTTATCTTGATAAAATCTATATGGCCGCACCAGACACAGAGGTTGAGGTCAAAGAAGAGGAGGAAGAATTCAGCAATGCTGCCGACGGCGAAGATGTGGCTAATGCAGAGGAGGTATATTTAGAGGAAGGTATggagaaattaaatatatcagCTGGTGAAGCAGAAGAAGGATTGGATGAACAGAATGGTAATGCTGGTTTAGCTGAGGATACCGGTTTGCCAGCAGCAAACGCTGTTCATGCTAACGACTtaccacagcagcagcagcagcaacaacaacaacaacaacccataCCGCAGCAATTGGTGTCACAGCAAACAGCTAAGGAGCAACTTgatgtacaacaacagcaagctcAGGCCGGTGTTCAGCCACCacaaactcaacaacaacaacagctgagcGCAGTGGTCATTCAACCAGGTAATGCTGTTGCTGGAGGTGTACCCAATTTTCCAGCACCACTACAAGGTGCCGGCGCCGCACCGGTACATGTAGCCATGTTTGCAGCACAGCAAATGCAAGGAGCACCACGACATGTGCAGGCGGTGCCAGCAGGCAGTATTATTGGTGTGCCACAGGTGCCACCACAAATGGTACCAATTGCACAGGCGCCACCACAACAACAGCGCCAATTGATGACTACTCCAGCTACACCGGCAGGCGCTGCACAGCTGCCCCAAGGTGCTATACCCATACATGGCGCAGCACAACCACCCCCAGGACATTTTACTCCCACAACGGTACGTGCTGTAGAACAGGGTTTGTTCCCACATAATCGACAACAATTTATACAACAACAGATGCGTCCGGTAGCGGAGATAATAGGTAACGGCAGCTTTTACTTTTTGCAAGAGAGCGAACTGGACTCACCCGAACTTGGAGGCCAAGCACCCATTGGCAGTGTTGTGTtcgagcagcagcaacaacagcaacaggttccacaacaaacacagcagcagcagcagcccaTTGCACAGGATAATCTCAcgcaagcgcaacaacaacaactccaacaacaaaatatattagttcATGGTGGTGACTTGCAAGCAGCCGAGTTGCACAAAAGCCAACAGCAACTCcatttgcagcaacaacagcaaatcttacagcagcaacaacaacaacaacagcaggctCAACAATCGCAACCACAACAAACAATTCCAACGCAAACATTTACCAATCAATCATTCCCACCAATGCAAGCGACCGCCAGTGTTACAGCACCAAGtagcggcaacaacagcaacacaccaACACTTGCGAGCAACAACCCGAGCCCCATgttcgcacaacaacaacaacagcagcagcaaaagcacCCACAATTGTTCTCGCCAGTCGGTGGTCCCGGCATGCAAGCCGCAGATGCGGTCGCAGCCCACAAGCAACAATTGCTGCTcaacgaacaacaacagcagcaacaacaacccatTATGATAATGGCACGTATGGCTGCACCGCAAGCACGTCTGGCGCAAcaaaatgcacaacaacaattgcaacaaccgCAAGTACAACAGCAGCCGCAACAGCCACAAGCTACATTGGGTATGCAACCTGGGGATGTACGCGTTTCGGATGTAACCGCCGCCGGTTATTTGGGCTTCGATAATGGCGTTGTCGGCCTAGCTTACgagcaacaaatgcaacaacaattagcCGTGGTGGCCAAAGCGAATGCAGCTGCCGCGGCCGCCGCTGCAGCAGCCGCAGCTGCGGAGGAGCTGAAAGTGAATGATGACATCGGCGCACATAACAAGTTCAATGCCAGCGAGTCGGTGATAGCCAACGAATGGGATGCCATGTCAAAAGCCAATGTGCGTGTAGCTGccaacatcaacaacagtgCCGTCACCAATGCCACAGCCACAGTAGCGCTTGCCAATGCGTTGAAGTCAACCAGTGGTGTGATCAGTAACAGCAGCGCTGCTGGTGCCGGCAACGTTTTGGAACCGCCCACTAAATGGAGCGCCGAAATGAATGCGCTGTCCAACCCATCGACACCGAGTGGCAACAGCGACAACACGCCGGCCATTGTACGCAAAATCGAATGGACGTCCAGCAACAGTAGCGGCGGTGGTGCAGGTAGTGGTGGCGGCAATGGCGCTAACGTCGGTGGCGGTAGTGGTGGCTATGGCGATGGCAATCAGTCATCGGGTAGCGCACATGAATCCAACCATTGGAACTCCAATCAACAACAGGATGGtg GTCACTACAACAACGGACGACAGTTCCAAAGACGTCGCGGTCGCGGTAGTTACGGCAACTCGCAACAGAACGGCAGTGGGCGTGGCGGTAGTGGCATCTACTTCCGCAACAATGAAAACTCGTCGAGTGGCTCGTACTATCAGAACGGTGGCGGTAATGTGTACTCAAACAAGGATTCCGGTTCGCGTTATGATTCGGGCAACTATCGTGGTCCGCGCAGTGGCGGCGGtaatggcggtggtggtggtggcggtgccGGTAACGGACGTGGCAATGCACCACCATCACGTACGCTTGGTGGCGGGCGCAATAGTAGTGGCGGTCAGTCCAATCCAACGTCCAACTCATATATGAATCGCTCGTCGCAGCGCATACCAATGGGTTTGGATAATAAGAATTGA
- the LOC105215153 gene encoding caprin homolog isoform X2 — protein MPSASNKLEKQASIGSVHGSGGGNNVGGATKKSQDVINSNSNAVVTENNTNSTALNNNIANSTTNEGSVTSTSTNPKGATTNPVLEANNPMKQTITTIDHKIRNLEKRKTKLESYRTIQASGKELSSDQKAAVAKYDAVIAMLEFARDFSKQMWQFVKEAEKEQRKQARKDLITRALAETAKIREALVIQNIINCFEDETIRADFVNGANGALKLETADVNVLDKFRCDVRTNRPESAEDVPFLTAAQKAAELYSMTIDGRPKVYAENVTYDQTRLIFKKIQESGYLDKIYMAAPDTEVEVKEEEEEFSNAADGEDVANAEEVYLEEGMEKLNISAGEAEEGLDEQNGNAGLAEDTGLPAANAVHANDLPQQQQQQQQQQQPIPQQLVSQQTAKEQLDVQQQQAQAGVQPPQTQQQQQLSAVVIQPGNAVAGGVPNFPAPLQGAGAAPVHVAMFAAQQMQGAPRHVQAVPAGSIIGVPQVPPQMVPIAQAPPQQQRQLMTTPATPAGAAQLPQGAIPIHGAAQPPPGHFTPTTMRPVAEIIGNGSFYFLQESELDSPELGGQAPIGSVVFEQQQQQQQVPQQTQQQQQPIAQDNLTQAQQQQLQQQNILVHGGDLQAAELHKSQQQLHLQQQQQILQQQQQQQQQAQQSQPQQTIPTQTFTNQSFPPMQATASVTAPSSGNNSNTPTLASNNPSPMFAQQQQQQQQKHPQLFSPVGGPGMQAADAVAAHKQQLLLNEQQQQQQQPIMIMARMAAPQARLAQQNAQQQLQQPQVQQQPQQPQATLGMQPGDVRVSDVTAAGYLGFDNGVVGLAYEQQMQQQLAVVAKANAAAAAAAAAAAAAEELKVNDDIGAHNKFNASESVIANEWDAMSKANVRVAANINNSAVTNATATVALANALKSTSGVISNSSAAGAGNVLEPPTKWSAEMNALSNPSTPSGNSDNTPAIVRKIEWTSSNSSGGGAGSGGGNGANVGGGSGGYGDGNQSSGSAHESNHWNSNQQQDGGHYNNGRQFQRRRGRGSYGNSQQNGSGRGGSGIYFRNNENSSSGSYYQNGGGNVYSNKDSGSRYDSGNYRGPRSGGGNGGGGGGGAGNGRGNAPPSRTLGGGRNSSGGQSNPTSNSYMNRSSQRIPMGLDNKN, from the exons ATGCCTTCTGCTTCAAACAAACTGGAGAAACAAGCCTCCATAGGCTCTGTACATGGTAGTGGTGGTGGTAATAATGTTGGCGGTGCCACAAAGAAGTCTCAAGATGTGATCAATAGCAACTCCAATGCAGTTGTTACCGAGAATAATACCAACAGCACAGccttgaataataatattgccAACAGTACTACTAATGAGGGATCTGTTACCTCTACGAGCACCAATCCAAAGGGAGCGACTACGAATCCTGTGTTGGAAGCTAACAATCCAATGAAACAAACGATCACCACAATTGACCATAAAATACGCAATTTGGAGAAACGCAAG ACTAAATTGGAATCATATCGCACCATTCAAGCTTCTGGAAAGGAGTTGAGCTCCGACCAGAAGGCTGCCGTAGCAAAGTATGACGCTGTCATTGCTATGCTAGAATTCGCACGCGATTTCTCCAAGCAAATGTGGCAATTTGTGAAAGAAGCTGAGAAGGAGCAAAGAAAACAAGCACGAAAG GATCTTATTACACGTGCTCTAGCTGAGACTGCCAAAATTCGTGAAGCTTTAGTCATTCAAAATATTATCAATTGCTTTGAAGACGAGACCATTCGTGCCGATTTTGTAAATGGAGCGAATGGCGCTTTGAAATTGGAAACTGCCGACGTCAATGTTTTGGATAAATT TCGCTGCGATGTACGTACGAACCGTCCCGAATCCGCAGAAGATGTACCGTTCTTGACTGCCGCCCAAAAAGCGGCCGAACTCTATTCAATGACCATTGACGGACGCCCTAAGGTCTATGCGGAAAACGTTACATACGATCAGACACGTttaatcttcaaaaaaattcaagaatCTGGTTATCTTGATAAAATCTATATGGCCGCACCAGACACAGAGGTTGAGGTCAAAGAAGAGGAGGAAGAATTCAGCAATGCTGCCGACGGCGAAGATGTGGCTAATGCAGAGGAGGTATATTTAGAGGAAGGTATggagaaattaaatatatcagCTGGTGAAGCAGAAGAAGGATTGGATGAACAGAATGGTAATGCTGGTTTAGCTGAGGATACCGGTTTGCCAGCAGCAAACGCTGTTCATGCTAACGACTtaccacagcagcagcagcagcaacaacaacaacaacaacccataCCGCAGCAATTGGTGTCACAGCAAACAGCTAAGGAGCAACTTgatgtacaacaacagcaagctcAGGCCGGTGTTCAGCCACCacaaactcaacaacaacaacagctgagcGCAGTGGTCATTCAACCAGGTAATGCTGTTGCTGGAGGTGTACCCAATTTTCCAGCACCACTACAAGGTGCCGGCGCCGCACCGGTACATGTAGCCATGTTTGCAGCACAGCAAATGCAAGGAGCACCACGACATGTGCAGGCGGTGCCAGCAGGCAGTATTATTGGTGTGCCACAGGTGCCACCACAAATGGTACCAATTGCACAGGCGCCACCACAACAACAGCGCCAATTGATGACTACTCCAGCTACACCGGCAGGCGCTGCACAGCTGCCCCAAGGTGCTATACCCATACATGGCGCAGCACAACCACCCCCAGGACATTTTACTCCCACAACG ATGCGTCCGGTAGCGGAGATAATAGGTAACGGCAGCTTTTACTTTTTGCAAGAGAGCGAACTGGACTCACCCGAACTTGGAGGCCAAGCACCCATTGGCAGTGTTGTGTtcgagcagcagcaacaacagcaacaggttccacaacaaacacagcagcagcagcagcccaTTGCACAGGATAATCTCAcgcaagcgcaacaacaacaactccaacaacaaaatatattagttcATGGTGGTGACTTGCAAGCAGCCGAGTTGCACAAAAGCCAACAGCAACTCcatttgcagcaacaacagcaaatcttacagcagcaacaacaacaacaacagcaggctCAACAATCGCAACCACAACAAACAATTCCAACGCAAACATTTACCAATCAATCATTCCCACCAATGCAAGCGACCGCCAGTGTTACAGCACCAAGtagcggcaacaacagcaacacaccaACACTTGCGAGCAACAACCCGAGCCCCATgttcgcacaacaacaacaacagcagcagcaaaagcacCCACAATTGTTCTCGCCAGTCGGTGGTCCCGGCATGCAAGCCGCAGATGCGGTCGCAGCCCACAAGCAACAATTGCTGCTcaacgaacaacaacagcagcaacaacaacccatTATGATAATGGCACGTATGGCTGCACCGCAAGCACGTCTGGCGCAAcaaaatgcacaacaacaattgcaacaaccgCAAGTACAACAGCAGCCGCAACAGCCACAAGCTACATTGGGTATGCAACCTGGGGATGTACGCGTTTCGGATGTAACCGCCGCCGGTTATTTGGGCTTCGATAATGGCGTTGTCGGCCTAGCTTACgagcaacaaatgcaacaacaattagcCGTGGTGGCCAAAGCGAATGCAGCTGCCGCGGCCGCCGCTGCAGCAGCCGCAGCTGCGGAGGAGCTGAAAGTGAATGATGACATCGGCGCACATAACAAGTTCAATGCCAGCGAGTCGGTGATAGCCAACGAATGGGATGCCATGTCAAAAGCCAATGTGCGTGTAGCTGccaacatcaacaacagtgCCGTCACCAATGCCACAGCCACAGTAGCGCTTGCCAATGCGTTGAAGTCAACCAGTGGTGTGATCAGTAACAGCAGCGCTGCTGGTGCCGGCAACGTTTTGGAACCGCCCACTAAATGGAGCGCCGAAATGAATGCGCTGTCCAACCCATCGACACCGAGTGGCAACAGCGACAACACGCCGGCCATTGTACGCAAAATCGAATGGACGTCCAGCAACAGTAGCGGCGGTGGTGCAGGTAGTGGTGGCGGCAATGGCGCTAACGTCGGTGGCGGTAGTGGTGGCTATGGCGATGGCAATCAGTCATCGGGTAGCGCACATGAATCCAACCATTGGAACTCCAATCAACAACAGGATGGtg GTCACTACAACAACGGACGACAGTTCCAAAGACGTCGCGGTCGCGGTAGTTACGGCAACTCGCAACAGAACGGCAGTGGGCGTGGCGGTAGTGGCATCTACTTCCGCAACAATGAAAACTCGTCGAGTGGCTCGTACTATCAGAACGGTGGCGGTAATGTGTACTCAAACAAGGATTCCGGTTCGCGTTATGATTCGGGCAACTATCGTGGTCCGCGCAGTGGCGGCGGtaatggcggtggtggtggtggcggtgccGGTAACGGACGTGGCAATGCACCACCATCACGTACGCTTGGTGGCGGGCGCAATAGTAGTGGCGGTCAGTCCAATCCAACGTCCAACTCATATATGAATCGCTCGTCGCAGCGCATACCAATGGGTTTGGATAATAAGAATTGA
- the LOC105215167 gene encoding uncharacterized protein LOC105215167, with the protein MTTSLQLYRYSFTAGAFAAGGSFFGRAPSQLSELPALASVLAPTAAATYYLELLFLRALPIILMVICNVLNWRYYLKALQCAEQTLTATVLTAATNYMLSFVLGALIYREEITLLSTAGATFIIGGLWFLCKAQEEQKISDKLKKIE; encoded by the exons aTGACAACATCGCTGCAACTATATCGCTATAGCTTTACAGCCGGCGCCTTTGCTGCTGGCGGTAGCTTCTTTGGACGTGCGCCAAGCCAGTTGTCAGAGCTGCCGGCATTGGCAAGTGTGCTTGCACCAACAGCCGCAGCAACATATTATTTAG aattGCTTTTTCTACGCGCACTACCCATTATCTTGATGGTGATTTGTAATGTGCTAAATTGGCGTTATTATCTCAAGGCTTTGCAGTGTGCCGAGCAAACATTGACCGCAACAGTGCTCACGGCTGCCACTAATTACATGTTATCG tTTGTACTAGGAGCACTCATTTATCGAGAAGAGATTACGCTGTTGTCAACAGCCGGTGCCACATTTATTATCGGTGGTCTTTGGTTTCTATGTAAAGCGCAGGAGGAACAAAAAATAAGtgataaactgaaaaaaatagagtga